The Salvia miltiorrhiza cultivar Shanhuang (shh) chromosome 2, IMPLAD_Smil_shh, whole genome shotgun sequence DNA window ACACAAATTGTGCCATAAAAAGGTAAAGCATCAACATTTCATTCATAACCTGCGTTTCACAATCACATCCTTGCAACTGTTTAAAaccataacataattaaacatTGTAACTTCAGTTACCTTTTTCTTGATTGAGCGTGATGCAATGGAGCGTTGAGCGGTGTCATAAGATTCATTTAAGTCAaatgactcgatctagactttaCTTTGAAAGGAACTTCTAGGgtccagagcaaacgaactgctctgataccactctgtcacagcccgcaatccctaaggatggcttaaccggggttatgactcgggaaggggattaagaagcggggaaagaaaggggcatttacttaacaatcaaacattttacgaaaagagacatttattatataacactaggatcataactgatcacttgggcaaaaacAAGACATTCGTTCAggaaggcccgtcgaagtggattacccaacaaaagagtatcatacttaaaataaaatattaacataatcagagtatcttgcagcggaaatacgtgtgaattatacatatgaagatgtatactcaaggttacattattattttatgtcaaaagggtacatccgctcaactccactccattccatcacccgctcaacctgcacattagggaaaacaacatgcagggctgagtaaaaatactcagtgaacatatgccggaaacataacattttatatcatttattgtactgccaacagtaacacacagggttttacttgaaggacctgtgcttactaaacattttcttccatttcataaagttggatgcgcatcccattttcagtctatatgatccatatctgttccttttacgcgccgggaaggaggcctccttccacggacgctaagaccggtcgcaagcgacatacagtctccatgagtgtacacgttaacccttactagcaaaccttcgtctagcgtagggtccgaattcgatttcctttatagttggcgaaccaacacagataggatacatacataaaacataaacatttttggcagacaatcatttcataaacatttcctttcctttcataagaaccattcatcaattaatcatttccataaacatttcatttcataataatcattcatcatttgaaatatcacagttatatcatgtcattcatttcatttcgtataagaggcctgtatctaggggatctctatatacgtgttttaagaaagcccaccttatccgttcccacaacgggcgtagagttacttccctctttagctatcaattcccgtctggacctttattgacgaagaatcgataagtttgagaagaagtcgtgaaagaaaagaaaataggtCTCtgaactaaactatctcctttaattattttagggttctagcatccatattaatcttgtctcgttcaaaaccttaactCAAAACagttatcacataactaacatttaggttcgaaactatttattcgaacatcatcATGCACAtaaatcataactcgttctactcacgTCATCAAGTCAGACATTCCGTCATTTATTAATGaatcatataatatcacatagacaaattatacaatcatagatcatgctttctcatacgtaaaacaatttaatccttttgaaataatccatattaataagtcatttgaaaagaattaatttaaataagagtttaactcaaaatattttattttaaagtccatttgtaaaaatacttgaaataaaagaactccatttaaataattaatttaaaggtcaatatataattaaattaatcaatctcaatttaaattaataattaagagctcaaataatttaaatagatataagcccaaattaattagataaattaagtctatcatgtttttctttgaataaggcccaaacaattaaataaacACCCATCAGGATTTAAAGGCAAAATGAGCCCAACAGAAATTAAAATAAGGTGTCCAGCATTTAAAATTCGGCCTACTGATTTAATGCAAAATTCGGCCCattccttcttttttctttaaaattttcggcccagcCATTAGAGGTttaagcccaattaaaaaaaataaagcctAATCCTAAAATATAACACACACATAACacaccaacacacacacaagcttctctctctctaactctcggCTCTCTCCCGGCTCTCTCTCTGCTCTACCTCTCTCACTCTGTCTCGCCGGAAGTCAGCCGCACGCCGCCGCCTTGGGTGTTCACGGCCATCGCCTGGCCGTGGAAGAgcacggccgccgcctgcccgccctgattctctctctcggttTCTAGATCTCTAGATCGGAACAGGGCATGCGCCCTCTCTGCCGGAGTCCAAGCCAGGCCGCCGTCTCTTCGTCCTCCATCGCCGCCGTTCGTCGTCGGATTCGCTGTGAGGAGCCgagcaccgtctcacaaaggtaagcccccggatctccctattctcattttctttttctttttcctcatctttttccccttttttaaaaaaaaattaaaatctgaaatccctctcttctttttccctttggCAGAACGGAACCacggcaggttcaccgccgccgctccgtcgccggcgacgagccacagcggctgccgcctccctctgatctcgactcacacacacacagcagggTCAAGCCTCACATTCAtttcacaaaatagcataggatttCTTAGCACATATCATTCTCAAACTGTAATTGCTTAATCAAATCTGAATTTCTTTTCTTGCAATTTAAACACTCAATTAAAAAGTTTtagttcatatgtgcatatgtaaacatgttgtgaaatatcaaAACAGTCGTGTATGAATTCCCTTGGTGGTTCTCTAAAAATTGACAACGAaagggtgatgataccttgaatAGGTGGATTTTTGTCTCTGCATAATTATGTGTATAGCATAAGTTAGAAATCTGTAGTGAAGAAAATTGAAAGAGGGAGAATTTCCTTTCATTATTACCGTAAATCTTGCTGTTGAAAatgggctgcagtagttgaaaatggtggtgtgagaatggtgaaagtggttgtggttttaaagaaaaatggggtggtttggatggatgaggatcgtgTAATTTTCAGCTGACAAGTATGAACACATAATTCTTTTTCAGCTAGctttgtatgactgaagaatttcttcagcatgcgtagtaaattcttcagcatggttaggattcagcatgcttaggatttattcaaatttaatcattaaaatatctaagagattaatatattaattatatggttccaaactcatttaaatacattaagacatataagcctaattcttattgaagcataaaatccatttgagcttgcttctaacataaattaaattactcatgggcttaagtaaacaatcgataaaagattcatatttaacacttcagtgttaaattctccacaataaattaatggactcaaaatatattttgagtgcatcatctattgaaaataaaaataaatcatcacatatataaattatcaaattcatataagttcgtattttattaatggatgctgaaccctaattaccataatcaatccttaaatcagtaattaaaagtatataatccttaataaaaagtcgggtcattacaagAAGGGCGAGAAAGACCGATTTTCGCCTACAATGGCATTTGGAGTTCCCTTGATGTTGAAGGTGCAATAATTGCTGCATGAGATATATCTGGGTTTTTGGATAGCCTATCTCTGTCCATTTTTCTTTCCCTTGAGCATACCCCTACTTGGCTGCATTTTGGTTTATTTCTTTCAATGTGAAGCTTTCTCTCATCTTGTAACAGCCCGTTAatgggaaaaataaaatataataaataaaagaactATTTAAAATAAAGGAGGTTGATGATATAAAACAAGGTTGTAATACGAGAAAGATCCCAATGATTCAAATAGGTTTACTTCGCAGGTCCTTagaaaagaaataggaaaatAAAGAGAAAACTTGACTGCGCTGAATAAACTTGACAACTTACCCTTTTTAAATGGGTTATTCATAATTTGAAGAGATAAAACGAAAGGCATTGATTGATGCCAATCAATTGATAATATTGAAACTCAGAGGATCACATAAGTTTAGTTTCGCGACTCTGATAGTAATCAATGATGACTTCATTAATAGAAATACGAATTAAGAGTCTAAGCTCAACAAGATAATACTGCAACATATGATAGAAGATCTTAGTTTAAGGGATTGAAAAATAAGATAGCAAGCTAGTCGTTAGCGGAAGCAAAAGACGAAGCAGAATTCAAGCCTCAGCTCAACGCCATCTGCACCAAccgatcaacctgaaaacatttaaaaatattttgggcTGAGCACTAGTGTACTCAGTGAGCTAtgcattttataaatattttatgaaataaccaaggcagtttatccaatatcacaatcataactcagaaggttttaaaacataAATCCACTTCTAAGCATGATAAAACTTTTTCTCATTAAGTGGCGCGCCATGTGACGTTTGATTGTTACTCGCTGCttatgatcccggacctctagccaccgacggatcgcTTTCTTTTATCCCATTTATCAATCTCGGGACGCACCCGGTCAGATCAATAATCATATCtgtgcttcggaacacatccagacaagcacccttataacgcctcttagctttgttagtgcacgatggcgatcaacccatcgagccactaaccttgtgtacacaatcctcatctaacgtgttaggccaaatgagaatctcgatcgatgcTTATGCGAGCATTAAACAATACAGAACAcacataaaaacatttatattggataaaaaAGTAactttcatgaaatatcagagcttatataactcaagatacattgTATGTAAAATAAAGCACACCTTGATTGGACAAAGTCCGAAGTCAAACGTAACTCATCTTACAAAAGCAATGCTAATCTTCTTGGTCAACTGAGCCTACAAGATaatctaatcttaataggtcttgTGATACTAGCCTTAGATAATAGCAAAGCGAGGGTACTAAGTTCTGATTTGCTATGCCCGGGTTTTAAAACTCACTTTATAATcttgaaaattcaaattttcatcTCAGGGCACCAACAATACCCTTGCTTGACTTCATAAAACTTttaacttaaaaataatttcaatacataaatatttttcttttcaaaaacatAGTATATTTTCATTCTAAATAAAACATTTATATATGCGCTTATAACATATAATTGGCATaattatatgcatataaaattatgatgCAGCTGCAttgtttaataattaaataagccCATTACTCAAATTAATATATGCccaacaaagaaaataaataagtccaagttttaattaattgcaaTGGCCCAAAATGAGCCCAAAATAAACTCCACCCAATTTccctcatcttcttcacagCCAAaacccctttctctctctcacgctcAAACTCCATAAACCATCTTTCCCATTTTCCTTTTCCACGCCGCCTGCCGCCTCCCACGAATCTGGCGGCGCGTCTCCGGCGATCACCACCGccgccctcatctctctctatcCTTCTCCTTCGCCCGCCCCTCTCTCTGTGTCTCCTTTCTCCGCCGCACTGCACAGACAGCACCGGTGGCCGTCACCGTTACTTCCTCAGACCGGCGCTACCCCTTCCTCCGTCTCTATTTCTTCTCAGACCCTTCACCCACAATTCCCCCAAAATTCAGAAACCTTCCTCCCATAATCTCAGCCCTAAGTCTCTCTGAAATCCCCTCCCTTTCCTGTCACTCGACAACAGCCAACGGCTGCCGCCTCTTACCCTCGATTCACGGCGAGAATCGCCGCCCTACTCTCATTTGGCGACAACAGCATCAGCCCCCAGGCCCGCTGTCATCGCCGCCCAGCCGCCCTCCACCATCtccatctctctcgctctcttaCCAGAACGGGCAGCGGCCACCGCTGCAGAGGTCCCTCTGCTCGGCTACGTCCTCGACTCACACCGCACACACCGACACTCACAACAAGAATCAAGCTCAACAAGATCGGAGCTCAAAGATTGAAGTTTTATCCAAATAAAAGGGTTCGTTCGTCTCTGTGTTTCTTCAATTCCTTCACAAAAGTCCAGCTCAAAGTATAAATGTATTTTCTCTGCTTATATAAAGTATAGATGTAAATTgaagagtatatatatatacaaatcaATTATAAAGTCCTTGTTTCGGGGGATGATTTCTGTATAAATGTCAAGGCACAAGTTTGATGGTATCGTCTGTGATGATTTTCGTTGGTTTTGTGTGTTACTAATTATTAATCAAATAACTAAGCAGTAACAGATCAAAGAGTAGTATATAGAGTAGATGATGTAGAGCTATGAAGTTAAAGGTGAAACCTTGGTGTGGTTTTGTGGTTCTAGCTTTGAATAGACTGAGTTTTGTGACTGTTTTGTTTGAGTTTTCTGCAAAAACATATGAATTATGCTTAAGGTCTGATTTGATgagaaaaacaaaaaggaaagtgagtaATGGAGCCTgaacctttctttttcttctatttcttgAGTAAGTAGTACTTTGCTTGTTGCCTTGTGGAAGATATTGGAGTGAGATATGGAGAAAATGTCCCGAATGATCGGGAGGAAATGAGGATGATTGGTGATGGGTGATTGGTGTAAAGGGTGTTTCTGCAGTAAAGAATGCAGAACGAAATGGTGATTGGGGTAAAAGAGTAGAGAATTTATGGAAGGTAAAAAGAAGCGTGGCCTTTTGGGAGCCATATCTCATGAACTAGGTTTTAGATAATTAAACCATCATTTGAATATAACTATGAAAAtatctagatttttttttttctccggGCATAACTACCTATAATCcaaattcaagattcttactaaAATATTCTATTGGGAAATATCGGGGTATTACACATCTACCTTAACATGATCGGGTTTAATCAAGAAAAAGGCATTAAAACATAACCTTTACATTTCATTATAGCTGTATCTATACTTAAGAATTCATTATTTAGATTTGAATGGTGGCTTTAGGTATAGCTGAAATACATGTGTTCTCTGTTTTTCCATATCACAGAGCAGTTGTATTGGGGTGAAAGGTGCATGGAGAATGAGGATGAAGTGAGAAAGGATCGTGTGGTCGAAGCACGAGCCAGAAATATAAGCCACAATGTGCGGTGCACTGAATGTGGTAGTCAATCTATTGAAGACTCACAAGCTGACATTGCCATTCTCCTCCGCAAGGTGCCTCTTCTTTCTGTGCATCTCATGTTTTTGCTTCTTCTTCGCTTAGATACTACTGTGTCTGTGAGATGGGAAAATGGTGATCTTTTATCTGGAGCTTCATTTGGAAAAATAGCTTGAACTTGCTGTAGGCACTTCTAGCTTTTGTAAATATACATTCTTTGTGGACATTGACTTTAATATCTCTTGCATTTCTGTGTAAGTTAATACGAGATGAAATTCGGTCCGGTAAAAACGACAAAGAGATCTACAAGAAGCTGGAGGAAGATTTTGGTGAGACGGTGCTTTATACACCAAAATTTGATATACAAACAGCAGCTATATGGCTGGCACCGGTTAGTTGATTGATACAATGAACTTCTTCTGTAATTTATGTTCATCTGCCCAGCTGCCTCACTAATGTCGACGATGGAAATCTGAAAACAGCTGACACTTACTGGTGGCGCTGTGGCGATATGGGCGTTCAATAGGTACAGGCGAAAGAATAATGTGCACATTATGGCGTTAGACCTTGTCCGAGGAGTCCCATTAACACTGAAGGAGAGGGAGACGATGCTTGAGCTTCTCACTCCACCTTCTACCAGATGGTGGGGAAAATGGCTTCCTCGATGACTTAAGAGTGTCGACTTTGGATTCTGTTGCAAACTAGATGATAGAAAGAGCAACAATCCCTTTGGTTTCTCTGTTTGAGCAAAGCCTTACTTTGTTGAGGTACTTTTATTAATCATATTTGAGTCTTATTTGCTACAAATGGTAAAAGAATAATGATAAacacacataatatgtgcgcacataattggacttttttgtcattttacatattttcgtaaaataaggaattatttttattttatttgaaattacaaTTTACATAAAGGGCCATGGAAATTATTAAGGAAATGATTATCCATAAATCTTTCCTTAATAATTCAAAATCATATTCCTTTCAAAGTTCAATTATATGAACGGGATCTTAAGAATAATTAGTACAATCCCACGTCAAATAACTACAACAAAAAGTCAGCTTTGAACTAACATATGAGAGAATATAGGAATTATTTTCTTTGCTATTCTTCAATTCAAATAGGTACCATGGATATCATATGAACTTCTAATACAAATAGAAGttagttttaaatttttgtatACGAGTTTCTGATACgaacttttaataaaaattaaaaaattactcctaatatgaattgaaataaaaattaggaaATATAAATGAATGACTATACTTATTTTGAATAAAGTCATACGTTAGGACGTCGatcaaaaactaaataaaaatatataatagaacaatttaaaaattagtgagctcgaaataaaaatatttaataattgaaaagaaatgaCCATATATGTTAAAATAATAGCATATGTTGAGCATATCGATCGcttactcaataaaaatatgttgtaggatattattatattataataataaattagtgaacttgaaaaaaaatatatgaaggAATCAATATCATCGTTAGAATTATATCATATGCTAGTTATGTTCTTtgattatttaataaaagtatAGGTTGatgaaaaaatcataaaaaaactaatgaaataaaatataaaatagaaagtataaatgaatgactataatttttttgaataatgtCATACGTTGAGATATTGATCGATAACTCAATAAAATTACAGTACaagataatatattataataaattaatgaactcaaataataatattaaattactaTAATTGTGTAAATAATAGCATACGTTGAGCATATCGATCGATTATTCAATGAAATTATGTTATAGGATATTATGTTATGACAAATTAGTGACATTGAAACAAAAAATtggaagaaatcaagaaattatTATAATGGTTAGAATAAAATCATACGCTAGCTACATTCTTTAATTGTATCATAAAACTATAGATTAAAGAACAAATCTAactaattagtgaaattgaaataaaagtTAGAAGATATAAATAAATGgctataataattattattattattttctttaatttggaACTTAACCTTTTGTCCTTAAGGGGACGCCAAGCGGTGCAAATTCCTGTCTACGAACAATGAGGCCCAGAGTTCAAATCCCACTGCTTCTCCTCCTCCAAAgtgtcaaaataaaaaaataaaaaattagtaaactaaaaataaaaaataaaaaagaaattataatattagtGAATATAATGTCATACATTGAACATATTGATCGACTACTCAATGAAATTAtgctatagaatattatattataatgaattagagatctcgaagaaaagaaataggaaGAAATTATTATAATGATTAGAATGATATCATATACTAGCtacattatttgattatttcataaaaacaatagattaatgaaaaaattataacaaatcaGAGAAactcaaaaaaaagaagaagctaatataaataaattactataaTTGTGGGAATAATGTCATATGTTGTGCACATtgatgacacgggttttaataaaagattTTTAGATAATGTGTTAAGTAAAATGAGTGGTTATAGTTAAATTGATTGTAGGGTCATGTataaatgagtggttgtggcTTAAGCCATGTCCCAAAACAGAAGTGATATTTTCTCGTTAGGCGGACGTAAATAGAAAATATGATACTTTCTTATGGGACGAAGGGACTATTACAATAAACGAaactactcataattaaaaaaaaaaatagaaaataaaaataaattacattaaATTCTTTTACTAGGAGACAATGTCACTATTATAAGAAAATAGTATtatatattactctctccgtcccaacgaaagcggtgcgcttcttttcggcacaagatttaaggagaataagattgtagtgtaaaaatgTGTTGGGGCCATTATCATTATATGTAGTGTAAagttattaccaaaaaaggaaatgcaccactttcgttgggacggttcaaaaaggaatacgcaccgTTTTCGTTGGGATGGAAGGAGTATGatttatgtttaaaaaaaaatataaagtggTCACAGTAAAAGAGAATATTTGCGAATATTTTTAAGATAATAATACGTGGATCCATTTTGTTAAATtgattaatcatttttttttaaaattaacaaatattgaaataattataagttaataaGTCAAAAAACTGACGagcaattaaataaaaaatataaaatatgaaggaaCATCGCTAAAATGATTAGAATAATACTAATACATTAGTTACATGCTTTGATTATATCATAAAAATACAAGTTAATGAAAACATCATAAcaattgtaaatttaaaatataaattaaaaaatataaatgaatgacTATGATTGAGAGAATAATGTCATACGTGTAgtcctatttattttaaattgattttttttgaaatggaGACAATGTCACTATTATAAGTAGATAGTATTATATATTAGTATGATTTATGTGAAGCAGAAAGCTACAAAGTTGTCACATTACAATGGAATATTCacaaatatttttaagataATAATATGTTGatccatttttattgaattgaataattattttcttaaattgataaatattaaaataattataagttaataagttaaaaaattaagagcaactaaaaaaaatatgaaggaATAGCAAAAATAGTTAGAATAATTTCATACGTTAGTTACATTCtctgattatttcataaaagtacaagttaatgaaaaaatcataacaattgtgaaattaatgtaaaagttaaaaaaatacaaataaatgaCTATAATATAATCATACGTTGAGCACGTCGATCGATAACTACTAAAAATACACTACATgaaaatatatcataataaattaatgaacttaaaaaataaaaaattaaaacataaaaaatactataatagCAAAAATAATGTCATACGCTGACACACCGATCAATTAGTACATGAAATTATCATATAGAACattatattacaataaattaGTGGACTTGAAATATAATATCATACATCATAACAAATTAGTGATATTAGAataaaacttataaatataaatgtacTAGATTTGCCCTTCGTGCAATGCACgacaataattattaaattaagttaataataaattatataccaCAATTATATACGTTGAATTAAAACATACATTTTAAACTTTCAAAAGTATATATTATAAGAAATCTAAGTATTAAACATATAACCATATCACGAAAAATATAGAAATACactaaataagatattttttccTGAATAAAATGAATACAATATTACAACTGCGTCcaaaattgccattgaaatcaattttaaattgatttgaaatcaattttaaattgagaaCTCcccttttaatatagtatagatagatgATTATAATTGTAGGAATAATGTCATACCTTGAGCACATCAATCcacatctcaataaaaatatgctATGAgacaatatattataaataaattattaaaatcaaaataacaaattaaaaaatatatatgattatgaaaataatatcataCATTGAGCACATCGACcagttactcaataaaattatatcataataaatttaatgaactcaaaattaaaaatataaaatatgaaggaattattataattgtaaaaataaattaataaaaataacaaaaacaaaaaaacaaaacaaaaatgacAAAGGACATG harbors:
- the LOC131011939 gene encoding cytochrome c-type biogenesis CcmH-like mitochondrial protein — protein: MENEDEVRKDRVVEARARNISHNVRCTECGSQSIEDSQADIAILLRKLIRDEIRSGKNDKEIYKKLEEDFGETVLYTPKFDIQTAAIWLAPLTLTGGAVAIWAFNRYRRKNNVHIMALDLVRGVPLTLKERETMLELLTPPSTRWWGKWLPR